In the genome of Bombyx mori chromosome 13, ASM3026992v2, the window ttatataatatttactacACTAGCTATTATTACTAAACATACTATACAAATTTTTTCTCGTTTCATTTGTAGCTAATACAGCCATGATTATGAGAGAAGAAAACAGTGCTTTAAGCACAAGAAACCTATATACAACTAAAAGTGAATGCGCTGATGTTCGTCAAAAACAAATTGATACCAATGACACTATAGATTTATTGttgaaggaaaataaaaatatgagtaaTGAATTAGAGAACTTAGCGAATTTCATTGAGCTCTGTTATAAAGAATTGCAAACTATTagaaacgaaaatttcaatGATCCCTCGGTTATTCAACAACTAAAGAAAATCATAATATGCTGTGGCCAATATTATGCAGATTCTCAGAACGAacggaaaaaaaacaaacaactcgagcaaaaacattgttttttgaaaaacaaactcagtatattagataaaaatttAGAAGCTGTTAGCGAAGAAGTTAAATGTCTTCGACTTCACAATATGAGGTTGCAAAATGAAAATAGTATCCTCAAAGACAagatgaataaaattaataacgttAATACTGAACGTCGAAGCAAGTCTGAGCATCGAATTCGCGATAAAAGTGagaatattaaaaattcaacaAACAGTATTTATTTATCACCCTGCTGCTTTGATTtgaagcctcatttgaagatcGTGAGGAAGTTGCTGAACgatcaaaatgaattaattaaagat includes:
- the LOC101743403 gene encoding uncharacterized protein LOC101743403 translates to MANLAGPGSIKMNNEVESKKIHNALSAIAKEMQSYQNSERNDSSEDYTMHENIFHNLLKYKTTLKSKNKTIKSLKNKFNTTNTNTAMIMREENSALSTRNLYTTKSECADVRQKQIDTNDTIDLLLKENKNMSNELENLANFIELCYKELQTIRNENFNDPSVIQQLKKIIICCGQYYADSQNERKKNKQLEQKHCFLKNKLSILDKNLEAVSEEVKCLRLHNMRLQNENSILKDKMNKINNVNTERRSKSEHRIRDKSENIKNSTNSIYLSPCCFDLKPHLKIVRKLLNDQNELIKDFKAMSDMFVA